In Cryptomeria japonica chromosome 5, Sugi_1.0, whole genome shotgun sequence, the genomic window TCACACTGCTCAAGAAATATTAGGTCTTGTACAAATCACGACACACATAAGTATTCTTATAGCATTGACATATGGAATTTTATAAATATCTTCACATTCATCATTAGTTTTAAAACCTTGATCAAGGTATAGCTTAGTGCATAATATAAAGAAAATACTAATTAGTTTAAAATCATACATGGAAAAATATTGAAAATtagtgtcaacatatttctttttatttaacCATAATTTTTTATTACCTGGATATCCTTATTAGTTTTCATACCCAAGACAAATTTTGTAGCCTCTAAAGCTTTCATATAAAAGTTACCAAATAATTGACCCTTAATTGAACCCTAATTATTCCCTTATCATTCtcaatgaacaacatatcatcaacatattagATAATGATCAGAAGCAAATCATCAATCAATTTAAAATAAGCACAATGATCTTCTTCATTTCTAATAAAGTTACGATTTAGTGTAAAAGCATCAAATTTTTGATACCAAATTCTTGGTGACTGCTCCAAACCATACATAGATCTCTTTTACCAACATATAGGATGATGATTAAAAGTCAACaatcaattaatttaaaatatactCAATGATCTTCTTCACTTTATTAAAGTATATTTAATTCAAAAGCATCAATGTTTTTATACCAAATTTTTCGTGAATGCttcaaatcatacatatatatctttaacttgcaaaccaagtgTTTCTTTCCATTCACCATAAAATGATTAGGTTTCATAAATATTTTCTCATCAATATCTACATGTAAAAAACAATTTTAACATCCATTTCATCTACCTCTAAATTGAAAGCAACAACAATAGATAAATGAAATCTAAAAGAGGTTAGTTTAACCATGGAAGAAAAATTTCACCAAAGTCTAGTCCCTCAACCTAGGATTAAGTTTTTTCCACTAATCAAGCCTTGTATCGCCCCAACTTAACATATGcttcatatttatttttaaatacccatttgcatCTAATATATGTCCTTCCTTTACATATCTCAAATAGATTCCACGTGTCACATTTTCCCAAGGCCTTTATTTCATCTTTCATGGCCTCTAACCAAGAATCATGCTCATTTGAAGACAAAGCCTCCTTCACAGATCTAGTTTGTTAGTACACGATAAAGAAaagatacaaaaaaaatcaaatggaCAATATCCATACCTAGCAATAAATTTTTGTTGTCTAGTGGATCTTGTTAGAAGTGTAACAAGAGGCTCTTTTGGTTTCTCATTATAGCTTGAATATGAACCTTCTTTTTCTACAACATGTCCATCTTGTTGTTCTTGTAGTTTTTCTAAATTTACATCTTTCTATTTATCAAACTTAAAATTAAAGTGTACTATTTTTTTAGGCTTCACATGAGGTTTTTAATCATTTTTGAAGACCTTAAGCTTCCTAAAAACATCATCATTAGAATATACTATTTTCATTGCTACAAGATCCTAAAGTTTATATACCTTAATTTTCTCACCATAACCTATAAAAACACACTTAGTAGCCCTAAAATCAAACCTAAAACATTTTGACTTAGGAACATGAGTATATGCCTCACTCTCAAAAAATCTAAAATGTGAAACTAATGGTTGTTCACTCGTCCATACCTCATATAGAGTTTTTTCAACAAGAGCAGGAGTGGTTGATATGTTAATTAGGTAACAAGAACTATGAACTACTTCAACCCAAAGTTGTTGTTCAAGTTCAGAAGTACTCAACATACTTCTAGCTCTATCCATTAAAGTTCTATTCATCCTCTTTGCTACTCCATGTTATTGTGgggtatatagatttttttttgtttatacatGCTTATTGTATTCATTCTAAGTACCTAGAGAAAATGTCACCACCATTATCCGTTCTTAAaacctttaattttttatttttatttgtttctcAACAagtgatttaaattatttaaatgtagAAGATAGAACTTATATTTATCCTTAAAAAATTAAACACATGCATATTTAAACTAATCATCAATAAAGGAAACAAAGTAGCGAGACTTTCCAATTAAAGGCACATCTAGAACATATAAATCACTATGAATAGCCTCCATTTTTTTCACCTCTAGTACTTCTAGATATTAAAGAAACTCTATGTTGTTTTCCATAAAAACAactcatataaatcaaaattagtAGAGTAACTATACAAACTGTCaaccattttttatttatttatgtgggTTGTGAGACCTTTCTCACCAATGTGAGGCATCCTACATGGTGTCACAACTTACAAGATCTAAAGTTATTAGTTACATAAATGGAGTTGAAAAATTTAAATGCATCGAGCCTAAATATGGTACCACACTCAACACCTCTAGCTAACAACAAATTCCCTCTTCTTAACTTGCAAGTAGTTCTCTCAAAAGTAACATGCACCCCTGAATCATTCATTTTTAGATACAAGAATTAAATTTCTAGCTAAATTAGGGGTTTCACTCTTCCATCACCAAAAAATAATTTTACCTCCTCTCTACCCACAATCTTCCACGTGTTATTACCCATGAGAAAAAAAATCTCATCATCATAAGTTGAATATGCTGTAAGCCACTCTTTATGAGGATTCATGTGGTAGGATGCACTTGAATCTATCAGCCAAGAGTCATAAAAATTCATGTTAGAAAAAAGAAAATGTATTAGTAGCTTCATCATCAAAGGATTTATTTGTAGAGGAATCGtctttaattttttcattttttatattccTTTTTGAGATGCCCCTATTTTTCATAGTTCAAACACCTCTATCTACTTTTACTAGGTGTTTTTGACGTTCATTTTTACTTAGAATGATCCTTAGACAAGTGTCTTTATTACCCCTATTCTTGTCCTTACCCCTCTTCTTAGATTTTCCTCACACAAGTAGTTCATCATTAGACCTCTCCAACGTCCTTATCTTTATTTCCTTTGAGACCAAGGTGGTAATGAGAGCATCCAACTTTGATTATTATGTAAAAGAACCACTAGAACTACAAGTAAAACATTATCCTAAGACTCGGGTGatgaacataaaaataaaatacatttatcCTCATTTATCTTTGCATCAACCAACTATAATTTATTCAAAATTGGATTAAACAAACTCAAGTATTTTTGCAATTGAGTTCCATCCTTCATCTTAATAGAATATAACTTACTTTTTAgaaataattttttaatgaaacTCTTAATTTGATATCTCCCaagtattttttttataatttacatGTATTAATctcattaaaatatttaataaaaaagaatcaaataaaTACAATGAATAGTGTCACATACTTCGTTAGATCTACTTCTATCCATTCTTCATTGATCATATTTTCTAGTTTATTCTCACTCTTCATTGCAATAAGTTGATCTCTTTCTCTCAAGAGATCCTCAATATTTAGCTTCTAAAGTGCATACCCTATATCTTTAAACTTTTCAATCTTTGACCAAGATGAACTAGCCCCGATCCTCACCTTGAACTTGAAACTACAAGCAAACACAACAAACTCCCACTTTAGCAAAACAACCACTCAAAAAAAGGTGTCTCTCTCTCTAATCAAAATAATCGCGACTTTGATtcaaaatgtagaaacatgatgCAACTTACAAATGAAAGTATGTTGCAAACTCAAAGAATCCAAGTACAAAATAGTGATAAATCATAAAAGTGAAAATGGAAAATAACCAAATAAGAGATGCAAACCATTACACAAGATACACATGGAGAAACCATTGAGGGAAAAAATACACATTCAAAGAGATCCAAAGCTTGTATTGATCCTTCAATAGAGTTATGCCAATACAAATTCTCTATCTAACTTTAGTGGCACTTTGTTAgttcttcaacctgcaaaacaacttgttTTCCTCCTACTCCAAGCTACAACATATAGTTAAAAGTAATATACgaaaccataaatggtttccaatacCATGGACTAAAACCCTGACCCAAGTATTCTACATGCAAAAGATACCTCATGGCATGTGACACACAATTACAAGAATCTTTCTAGAAGCTCCAAGACTTTTTACTTGAGCTTGGTCATCCAACTTCACAAGGGGACACAAATAGTCCAAAATAACAACTCTTCATGTCTAAAAAGGGCTACCCACTTCTTACACACAGTCCATATTAATTTACTACTCTTACACTCATAAATGATTTTTACACAGCTAAGGCTCTCTTCCATGATTGCAACTTTAATATTATCAATCTcaaaatatttaatctaaaattATTTATACTTAAATAATTACATATACTTCAATTATTTCAGATTAAacattaaaataagatatttttcTTTATGCTTATATTAATAATAGTGATGGTTAAAAATTAAACTagatattataataatttttttataaaataaaattattttacttaaaaaaatattacaaactaTTAAAAAAATTGCCAACAAAACGCACTTTAAAACCAAGACACTTAAAATAAAAAGAGCTCAAAAATGAAAACCAACTATTACAAATAAGTCAGAAAGACTATAACTTGAATTGATCAACACATAAAAGCATTAAAAATTTGACCTCTATTCTCCTTTAATCTTCACCTTATAATGGTTGATTTAAAAAGAAAACATGAAAGTCCCTAATaaaaatcatatatttttatttctCTAAGTTTATTAATTTACTTTTTCCACAAAGTTGTGTTACCCTTTTTTTTTGGACTCAATCTCCTTAAAGAACTCTCATAATCTCTTGACATGAAGGACGCTGCTTATTGTCAGTTAATTTCTAATGCAGACAGGATATTCATCAAGTGTATAAAGCCAACATTAGTAAATACATACATCTGCATGCAATGCTATATTTGAGTAGAGACAGTCCTCTCTCTTGGTATTGTGAAATATCTGTCCTTGTTAACAATTAATGCCATGCCAGGAATACAAAGCATATATTCCATCCTTAATGCTGCCATCacatcaacaaagcaaaattttatgcataaatacTGTTTCCATATGTTCTATATTTGACAAACTGTTGGCACTGCTTCTGTCAGTCATTCAAAAATATATTGGAAAGAATCCCTAAAACCATGCAACAGAAATTCCCATAAATCTCAGCATGAAATCTCTCTTTTATGGCTCTTTGACAGTTTATTGATGGCAGTTATAAATGGATATGCAAAACGTTGCATGTTGAAGATATACAAATTTATGAATATTTGGTATTGTGTCAGAagaaaattgcattccaaaatttgCCTGGTTGATTGCCTGAAACTTGAATGATAATTTCCTTCAGTTTCTTCAAAGAAATTTCCAAGCCATCCTCGGGTGGTTTTCACTAATATAACTGTGCTCTCACACTGTGCAGGGTATTGGTAGTGCCCAAGAAACGCCATGGATGCTGTAAATAGATTTTGTTTAGAGATTGCTTTAGTTCTTATCATAGTCATGAGCAACAGGAGCTTTTTCTGCTGTGGTGCTTCAGTAAATGCAGAGAATGGCATGAAGAAACCAGTAGTGCCTGCTCTTATAATATTTGGTGATTCCACTGTGGATCCTGGTAACAATAACAACATTCTCACTGTTATAAAGAGCAATTTTCCTCCTTATGGAAGAGATTTCTATGATAAAAAACCCACAGGCAGGTTTTCCAATGGCAAGATTGTTACAGACTATATAGGTACTTGAGAGCATTTGCTATTTGTTATTCTACTTCTTTTAACTAAGATTTTTTCTATTATTATTTTCTAGTAGTCGCAACTATTATCTGTGTTTTCCAATGACTTGACCATCCAATCCATCGTCCGTGTTTTCCAAGATTTGACCATCCGATCTATCATCCATGTTTGCAACAACTTGACCGTCTGACCCATCATCTATGTTTTCCAACAATTTGACTGTCTGATCCACCATCATGTTTTCCAACAACTTTACTGTCTGATCCATAGTCCCTTGTTTTCCAATGACTTGACCATCTGATCTATCTCCTGTGCTTTCCAATAGCTTGACCATCTGATCCATCATCCGTGTTTTCCAACAACTTGACGGTCTGATCCATCATCAGCTTTTTCAAGAACTTGACTGTCCGATCTGTTGTCCATGTTTTCCAACAACTTGACCAACTGATCTACCCTAAAGACTAACTTGTTTCTATCTTTTTATTTTCAGCATCTGATTTGAACATAAAAGACCTACTACCAGCTTATTTGGATCCTACAACGAGAAACCAAGATCTAATTACTGGAGTGAGTTTTGCTTCGGCAGGGACTGGATATGACAATCTCACAGCAACAATACTGGTAATATACCTTTCTCTATATACATTAAGTTGTTACATTTGTATGCATGCATTCCAATATTATAACTTGGTACCTTAAGATTTCAGTCTGTAATACCTCTTTGGCAACAAGTGGAGTacttcaaagtctatcaaaagaaATTGAGAGGTTTGGTAGGTGAAGAAAACGCCACCCATATTTTATCAGAGGCAATATATGGTATTAGCATGGGGAGCAATGATTGGGTCAACAATTACTTTGTTAATCCAATTCGAATGGAGCAGTACACAGTTCAGCAATATCAGAATTTTCTCATCGAAATAGCTTCTAATTTTATCCAGGTATCCATTTATCCATAGTCCATAATTAAACAATATGTTTACTAGATCAGGAAAGTacagtttgaatttgaatgagtaaatcttttattcatgaTCAACTGTCTGTTTATAGTTGTGTATGTTATGAATTCACTTAAATAATCAATTGGAAATCACACCTGATATTGATTCCTCCATTGAAACCATGgatatgatttttatgataaatTCCTTTTGCAGGAAATCTATAGTTTGGGAGCAAGAAGAATTGCTTGCATAGGTATACCTCCTCTGGGATGCTTGCCTTCAGAGAGAACATTAAGGGGGGGATTGTACCAACATGGATGCATTGATGAATTCAATGAGGCTTCTCAAGGATTCAATCAGAAGCTAATATCATTGGTGGAAAATATGAAAAAAGAGTTGGTCGGAGTAAAGATTGCCTATGGTGACATTTACAGCATTCTACTTGATATCATACAGCATCCTCACATATATGGTAATAATTATCATCTACTATATGAAATATGGCCATAGTCCACATCATGACACTGGTTTttaatttcataggtttgcaatgGTGGTTTGCAGGTTTTGATGAAGTAGGAGATGGGTGTTGTGGGACTGGACTAATAGAAGTGGCTATTTTGTGCAACATAAGGACCCCATTTACCTGCATTAATGCTTCCGAATATGTATTTTGGGATAGTTTTCATCCTACACAAAATGTGAACAAGATCATTGCTCATGATTTACTTCGTCGAAAGTTAGGTGATCTCTTATAAGTAATCAAAttctttctatgttttattgttttgTCTTCATAATTTTCAGATCACCATAAGCAAAATTTATGTTCTAAATGGTGATTTTCAAATAAATAGCTGTTGTTTTTCTTATTTTGCTTCCATGTGGACTACTCACCACCTTGCTTGTTTGATAGAGTGGAGACTTCTCCTTCTCTAGTTGTGAGTTATGTAATGATAACCGTGGATATTTTACAATGAGATTATAAGAAAGATTATTTCTCATTGCATATCAATGGGTTCATATCTTGCATCTGGCAAGAGTTTACCACTATCCATTCAAATTTCTTATTGCCTTAATGCACGTAGGATATGATTACACAAAAGTAGCATGCAATGCATAAACTATTCCACATTCGAAATTGGTTATTATTATGAAATGATTGATTGTAATGGCGTTCTTTTCTGGAGGATAATGATGGAGGGTTTAAATCACACATACTAAATTTTAACTTTTAGATTTAGAAGTGTTCAACacttaaaattgattgatattctctagacttaatatgttgcttagtgtgtggttTAAAACTAACTGACAACAAACGCTGCAACCATTGTTGGTTTTAGCATTGAAGTTGATTGTATTAAACCTGTGAGAATAGCTCGGTTAGCCAGCCAACTGATTGAGGATAAAAGTAAAAGTAGGGGTATGGAATTTGTGGTTGCAAATGATGGATTATATGAATTTGAAAAATGGTAATGTTATGTTTTCAAAACAATGAGAGTGATGAGTTATGAATGAATGATTGACTGATTTTAATGTTGTCTACAAAAGACTAAACAGTCTAAGGGATCGAGCAAACATCTATAATTTATCTTCAGATTTTCAGATCTCTTACTATTAATTTTGACTAGAAAGCTGCCCCTCTAGTTAGTCCTATCATCCTCAAATAACTGATGCATGTTGTCAACATACTGAAGCTTTAATTTTTTCATTATTGCAAAACAATTACTTTATTATACTAAAAAATTAAAGCCTTGCAACCCCTacatataagaaataaaataaatacatttttctgAATTTTAAGTTCAATAATTTTGTTTATTAACTTAATATTTACTTGATTAATATTTAGTTAAAATCAATATTTATATTAATTGAATTAAAAGTTAGCATGTACCATATGATGTTATTGTTATTAATATACcattaatattaatttatcaataaagatTCAACATTTATTACTTTATAATTTGAATAATATAGACATTAATGCCATTAATACCATTATGTTATTATACTTTTAGTTAGTGATATTAACttcaaataataaattttaaattaagttatAATTAACATCATAATATAAAGTTATATTGAGGCTTTAATTTTTTAATAGAGTTAAGTTAAATTATTGAAGTATTGAGTTATTAATAATGAAATAGTTATTATGTTAATTAACTTTAGTATTTAATAActtgaataaatttaaatttattaataactTTAATGATTTTTCTAATAACTTTAATAAATTTCATAGTAAATCTTTTATAAAATCTTTAATAAATTTCATATAAATCTATTACAAGATCTTTAATAaatttcatattaaatttatttaactagcatacctagatttttttaaatataagaaaGATATGCCGAGagttatcaaattatgaaaatatttaatattaataaataacaATAAAGAGTTTGTTAATAATAGATCATGTTTGTACATGGATGTTTGTCTTTTTGGTTTAATAATTGCATATCTAACAATATAGGCATTTCATTTCTTATATTGACGTGAAAATAGTTTATAAAGAAAAATTGGAAGCCAATATATACTCATTAGAAGTTATGAGATATAATATGTTATATTGAAACACCGAGAAACCATGGAAGTGAATTTGAACAAAGATATATTacataaaatttttaattttattttcttcggCCTCTTGCTTTGCAAGTTGTCTaccgatttttatttttttgtaacaatcataTGTGAATGCTGGCATTATTCTGAtaccttccaaagaatttactaaGGCACTACCACAAATGCCAATCATACTCTTTCTATTGGTCTTATATCAATTGTGGCTTTTGATAGTCAATCCTTGAGATTCATGTATAGTCAATGCCCATGCAAATCTTAATGGTAATCGAAATGTTCTACCCCTTTGTATTGGTGTTATTGGAATTATATTTGGATGATGATCTTCAAATGGTATTTTtgaataattttcaaattcaaccaTAACATATGATAGTGGTTTAGGTGGAGAACTACGTGGTTTATAGATAATTTTTCGAACATATCCTAGAGCTCCATTTACAAGTCTTGCTTATATCCAAAGATTTGAAGTCAACATCACATTTGAAATTCTTGTTGATCAATATATCTAGATCAAGTTAATCATTTAGAAAATATTTTGTTTGATGGACACTTCCTACCTTTGTTGCAAGACTACATGCAACGGGATGTTTCAATGTATATAACATTTTTTTCTTGATTATGAACATTTGCATTTGTGGAGTGTTGGCAACAAGacaaaaaactgagaggggggtgaatcatttttctctaaaatttaaccacaatttcagatctgataattaacaatgaaagcataaatcaacaccacatcaataacacataacaccaagatttttgacgtggaaaactaggtcaagggaaaaaccatgatgggaacctacccacaatatgatgatacccttttagaagtatataaaatattacaatggggaacgcacctgcattcagacacactgcctagagctcattgctaaaaaacaagaacaacaagggctacaaccctagggaagactcattgtcttacaaacatattcggattacatccggaagatcatgaattgatagaatagcatttCCTCATACctagttatagttctggttaagcacataccACATATACTGCTCCttcgcacttcttcacacttcttcacaatTCTTCACACTTTTTCACTACTTCcgaaagatcaaagcattattcacacacatagatacctctctcacatgagtattatatttatttatacatattatcaatctatctttcaaggtcggctcaacacaacaaattacaaagatataaccatacacactacaacattacatgtagaccaaaacaatattggctaagacatagtatggacctaaaacaacaccttgaacatgaaacacctcgAAGAATTTTTCCTTGAACATTttcaacatgctacaatcatcatgtcatccaagaacatgaagaacaccatcggaTTAAGAAAAAACATCAATAAcgagcacaacgatcaatgtagaccaccaaaacgaatatgacatgatctagaaacattcacaagcaccatgaattaccacaaaaataaccacaccaataccacttactagaatctccatcattattataccgaacttcaagaacactaagtGAACTAAtcgtcaaactgaaagattcacttgcagaccttcaaatcacaaaccatctaaattgaggacacaccaaaacatcccaaacactctgccaaatccacaaaTAAAGATATTGCAACTCAGAGAAATGCGGAGCAAAatccagaacactgatcaacacGGAACAACTGAGAAACCAacctcaataccggatctcataactcgatcaaatctccaTGCGAACCACTGAAACtatagttgaatcaactagagatacttacctaaaaaccctttaatctgcaacaactcatctacaacacactggctaaaccaacttacttaatctgactgcaacactggaatagaaagaggaatatgttgacatcaatgacaacacatcactcagtcaatccaaacacatatttgcacattatcccaatAATCTCTACATAGATCCAACATGGAGAGAAATGGGCAATATTTTCAAACTCAACATTACTTGTAGCATCTAAGTTAATAGGGTTTCTTGTCATAAGTAACCTCCACTCATCAATTTGTGggtttgcatctcttagatttgtcaaaagttgacaaAACATTTGTTGTTGGTTGTTTTCTCCAACTTGTttgaatattttatctaatataacCACAATTTTGAATTTATGCCATAATAACTTTGCTTGTTTATTGCTGTCATATGCCGGTCTATCATTGACTAGAATAAATTGACCCAAATATCCAACCAAAATCATAGATATACCTAAAAGATGatcaacaatttttaaaaaaaaattatgtaataaaattatagaatTTTCATAGATAtgaattataataatataatataaaatagttgCCTTGACTAGTTATAATGAAAGATCCACCTGCAAAGCTTATGTGTGCATTTTATGGGAAATCTTGTCAGAGCTGAGAATCTATGTTTTCCAACATGTTttgaccaatgaagctcatttcatcaatcaaaatgtatttGATATGTGTTATATCTTCTTGACGACTTGTAAGTCTCGTTCCTTCTAGATGAGAAAAGTCTCGTATTGGGAATCTCAATTTTGAATGAACTGTAGAGGCTCCTACATTGAATGTTGCAATTCCTATTGGTGCAAGTAATATAAGGGGAGAATGACCTagcatttcctcattttcaaggGCTTGACTAATGGCACCAATTACATATGACTTTTCTATTCCTGTTGTTCCCAATATTATCATGAATAATGGCTCCATTTTGATTTCTATAGTAGTGCACATGCCATAATTATGTTGATTGCCTTTTTTTGTTTATCACTGAGGGTTGTGTAGTTGATTCTTTGCAGTATATCATCATGTATGAGACATCCATGATCTCTCCTACTGATTATgaaattgattgattgagttgTGTACTCTTCAACTTGATATTCATGAGACCAATTCGTATGTCTTTCAATGTCTTTTCTTCCTGACATATCTATTTTATAA contains:
- the LOC131031073 gene encoding GDSL esterase/lipase At4g26790, which produces MDAVNRFCLEIALVLIIVMSNRSFFCCGASVNAENGMKKPVVPALIIFGDSTVDPGNNNNILTVIKSNFPPYGRDFYDKKPTGRFSNGKIVTDYIASDLNIKDLLPAYLDPTTRNQDLITGVSFASAGTGYDNLTATILSVIPLWQQVEYFKVYQKKLRGLVGEENATHILSEAIYGISMGSNDWVNNYFVNPIRMEQYTVQQYQNFLIEIASNFIQEIYSLGARRIACIGIPPLGCLPSERTLRGGLYQHGCIDEFNEASQGFNQKLISLVENMKKELVGVKIAYGDIYSILLDIIQHPHIYGFDEVGDGCCGTGLIEVAILCNIRTPFTCINASEYVFWDSFHPTQNVNKIIAHDLLRRKLGDLL